The following proteins are co-located in the Fibrobacter sp. genome:
- a CDS encoding adenylosuccinate synthase, which yields MANRVVIGSQWGDEGKAKVVDFLTLDANIVVRFQGGANAGHTVEVGDKKFVFHLIPSGIMHDDKICVIGNGVVLDPIQTLAEIADLHTKGINPEGHLFIADNAQVVLPYHSALDKAKEKKAGKAAIGTTGRGIGPCYSDKVNRIGVRVGDLMDERELRPRVEAMAKVHNEEFKVMYDVPEIDPEQVIKDYLELGQKIKPFVRDTSALLFQAVKEGKKLVFEGAQGTILDVDQGTYPYVTSSNTVAGYASCGAGIGPTAIDQVVGVVKAYTTRVGNGPFPTELLDEMGDTLRKIGNEYGATTGRNRRCGWFDAPVVRKAAIVNGLTHLAITKLDVLDTFDTIKICTHYECDGEKIEVFPNQLSKVGRCVPVYEEMPGWKCDTTKCRKMEDLPENARKYLNRMAELVGVKIGMISIGAKRDQSIIVDMD from the coding sequence ATGGCAAATCGTGTTGTAATCGGCTCCCAGTGGGGTGACGAAGGTAAGGCCAAGGTTGTTGACTTCTTGACTCTGGACGCAAATATCGTTGTGCGTTTCCAGGGCGGTGCAAACGCTGGCCACACTGTGGAAGTAGGTGACAAGAAGTTCGTGTTCCACCTGATTCCGTCCGGCATCATGCATGACGACAAGATTTGTGTTATCGGTAACGGCGTTGTGCTGGATCCGATTCAGACTTTGGCTGAAATTGCCGATCTCCATACTAAGGGAATCAATCCGGAAGGTCACCTGTTCATTGCCGACAATGCCCAGGTTGTGCTCCCGTACCATTCTGCTTTGGACAAGGCCAAGGAAAAGAAGGCTGGCAAGGCTGCTATCGGTACTACCGGCCGCGGCATTGGCCCCTGCTACAGCGACAAGGTGAACCGTATCGGTGTTCGTGTTGGCGACCTCATGGACGAACGTGAACTGCGCCCCCGCGTCGAAGCTATGGCCAAGGTTCATAACGAAGAATTCAAGGTGATGTACGATGTTCCTGAAATCGATCCGGAACAAGTCATCAAGGACTACCTGGAACTGGGCCAGAAGATCAAGCCTTTCGTTCGTGATACTAGCGCCCTTCTTTTCCAGGCTGTTAAGGAAGGCAAGAAGCTGGTGTTCGAAGGCGCTCAGGGAACTATCCTTGACGTGGACCAGGGTACTTACCCCTACGTGACCTCCAGCAACACTGTGGCTGGCTACGCAAGCTGCGGCGCAGGCATTGGCCCCACCGCCATCGACCAGGTTGTTGGCGTTGTGAAGGCTTACACCACCCGCGTTGGTAACGGTCCGTTCCCCACTGAACTTCTCGACGAAATGGGCGACACCCTCCGTAAGATCGGTAATGAATACGGTGCAACCACCGGTCGTAATCGTCGCTGCGGTTGGTTCGACGCTCCGGTTGTCCGCAAGGCTGCAATCGTTAACGGCCTCACTCACTTGGCAATTACCAAGCTGGACGTTCTGGATACTTTCGACACCATCAAGATCTGCACTCACTACGAATGCGATGGCGAAAAGATCGAAGTGTTCCCGAACCAGCTGTCCAAGGTCGGTCGTTGCGTGCCGGTTTACGAAGAAATGCCGGGCTGGAAGTGCGACACCACCAAGTGCCGTAAGATGGAAGACCTTCCGGAAAATGCTCGCAAGTATCTGAACCGCATGGCAGAACTTGTTGGCGTAAAGATTGGTATGATCTCTATCGGTGCAAAGCGCGATCAGAGCATCATCGTTGACATGGACTAA
- a CDS encoding TIGR02171 family protein, translating into MIALVACSDDSSSSRGSGNTNPEDPAGEQDTSLVKLDSVHQGMIQFTRGGLEVTLGTNEASAKVSEKPEMKVTLDYGFSLDVHEVTCGEFSALLKKYPWASYPACESDSVPVVNVTFYDAVLYANARSKAEGYDTVYTYLERNFSSGHNCIGLEGLTFNADVDGYRLPTEAEWIFAASLGWNPQDSWNVSTSKNQLHKVCSSSQDETGFCDLSGNALEWTNDWLGGLVDSAVVNYVGSPSGNSFGEKVVKGGYFAQTAESMQLYSRGDVYPISASTSAAYLGFRLAFGAIDKPLWLDDKGRTTAEPSSFSSPLSALVEKTGTYRAKLVFRNDITGNLEFADYDKNPLKFVEIADTISSFHPDISPDGSKVAFCTGLEGVKGKSRVYVRNLDEGGRGLVMLDVENAVIPRWVVEDNGDTSIVYVDESSDNSNDGDFTSRATWIVSFMNGKFGKPRKLLEGAYHGGIDLNSMFAVSGSKLLRAYKGKKHQVWYDEEQACNVSLSKDGALNTLFLDFGGKVGQEFSGTQYRTHERILVADSNGKLVRSIPSPKGRSFDHSEWVNQKNLVVATLVGVNGNHGDIALVDVSDSSIVELVSGEELWHPCLWVKGRYALQKEGLDLDSAGVYIDDSYEIGEKTMGVKMRMFWDMVDSVELIGVGSSRMERGFDPRVMKARSFNFGHIGGELWGSLSLAHNYIFPHAKKLKYLVVEVSPDLMRNSRLVRETYVFGQAPGYIYDRHHDYWHDGLPEEFVELVDYNHPYTYEDSTSYVNTLGLFELEPGSWGESPMVTRDSIMNNAEDLNYHRVIDSLEVLIDTTQNRGVQIIAVVFPQSPLYSQTGYYGRHGIKRSLAKETLDYLDSLTRKYPHFHVLDENKMGRHDYPDSLAMDYDHLSKLGAQQVSRRLDSLIQKLK; encoded by the coding sequence ATGATTGCGCTGGTTGCATGTTCCGATGATTCTTCCAGTAGCCGAGGCTCCGGAAATACGAACCCGGAAGATCCTGCGGGGGAGCAGGATACATCCTTGGTAAAGCTGGATTCTGTTCACCAGGGAATGATTCAGTTTACTCGCGGAGGGCTTGAAGTTACCCTCGGTACCAACGAGGCAAGCGCGAAGGTCAGCGAAAAGCCTGAGATGAAGGTGACCTTGGATTACGGGTTTTCCCTGGATGTTCATGAAGTCACTTGTGGTGAATTTTCTGCCCTGTTAAAAAAATACCCGTGGGCCTCCTATCCAGCTTGTGAATCGGATAGTGTGCCCGTGGTGAACGTGACATTCTACGATGCCGTTCTGTATGCCAATGCCCGCAGCAAGGCGGAGGGATACGATACGGTGTATACTTACCTGGAAAGGAACTTTAGCTCCGGTCATAATTGTATCGGGCTCGAGGGACTGACCTTTAATGCTGATGTTGACGGGTATCGCCTGCCTACGGAAGCGGAATGGATTTTTGCCGCCTCCTTGGGATGGAATCCCCAGGATAGTTGGAATGTTTCCACATCAAAAAATCAACTCCATAAGGTTTGTTCGTCGTCTCAAGATGAGACTGGCTTTTGCGACCTTTCTGGAAATGCCCTTGAATGGACAAATGACTGGTTAGGCGGTCTTGTGGATTCCGCTGTGGTCAACTATGTAGGGAGTCCGTCAGGAAATTCCTTTGGGGAAAAGGTTGTCAAGGGCGGTTATTTTGCTCAAACTGCGGAAAGCATGCAGTTGTACAGCCGCGGTGACGTGTACCCGATATCTGCATCAACGTCTGCCGCGTATCTGGGATTCAGGTTGGCTTTTGGGGCGATTGATAAACCGCTGTGGCTTGACGATAAGGGCCGTACTACGGCGGAGCCGTCGTCCTTCAGTTCGCCCCTTTCTGCACTTGTGGAAAAGACGGGTACTTATAGGGCGAAGCTCGTGTTTAGAAATGACATTACAGGAAACCTGGAATTTGCTGATTACGACAAGAACCCGCTGAAATTTGTTGAGATAGCCGACACCATCTCTTCGTTCCATCCGGATATTTCTCCCGACGGGTCCAAGGTCGCATTCTGTACGGGTCTGGAAGGAGTCAAGGGAAAGTCCCGTGTCTATGTAAGAAACTTGGATGAGGGCGGTCGCGGGCTGGTCATGCTCGATGTGGAAAATGCGGTTATCCCACGATGGGTTGTGGAAGACAACGGGGATACATCCATTGTGTATGTAGATGAATCTAGCGACAACAGCAATGATGGCGACTTTACATCAAGGGCAACATGGATTGTATCCTTTATGAATGGAAAGTTTGGGAAACCTCGTAAGCTTCTGGAGGGTGCGTACCATGGAGGGATTGATCTGAACAGTATGTTTGCTGTTTCTGGTTCAAAGCTACTTCGAGCCTATAAAGGGAAAAAGCACCAAGTCTGGTACGACGAGGAACAGGCTTGCAATGTTTCCTTGTCAAAGGACGGAGCCTTGAATACGTTGTTCCTTGACTTTGGCGGTAAGGTTGGCCAGGAATTCTCGGGAACACAGTACAGGACTCACGAAAGAATTCTTGTTGCAGACAGCAACGGCAAACTGGTTCGATCCATTCCGTCTCCTAAGGGCCGCTCCTTTGATCATTCAGAATGGGTTAACCAGAAGAACTTGGTCGTTGCGACATTGGTTGGTGTCAATGGCAATCATGGTGATATTGCGTTAGTCGATGTTTCTGATTCCAGCATAGTGGAGCTGGTTTCAGGAGAAGAACTTTGGCATCCCTGTCTTTGGGTAAAAGGACGTTATGCGCTGCAGAAGGAAGGGCTTGACTTGGACAGCGCTGGGGTCTACATTGACGATAGCTATGAAATCGGCGAAAAGACCATGGGCGTAAAAATGAGAATGTTCTGGGACATGGTCGATAGTGTGGAACTGATTGGTGTTGGTAGTTCCAGAATGGAACGTGGATTTGACCCACGAGTCATGAAGGCTCGTTCCTTTAACTTTGGTCATATTGGTGGAGAACTTTGGGGTTCGTTGTCCTTGGCGCACAACTACATTTTCCCGCATGCAAAGAAATTGAAATATCTGGTTGTTGAAGTTTCCCCAGACTTGATGAGAAATTCCAGGCTGGTTAGGGAAACCTATGTCTTTGGGCAGGCTCCAGGGTATATTTACGACCGCCATCATGATTATTGGCATGATGGCCTGCCAGAGGAATTTGTCGAGCTGGTTGATTACAATCATCCGTACACTTATGAGGATTCGACGTCCTATGTGAATACCTTGGGACTGTTTGAACTAGAGCCGGGATCTTGGGGAGAATCTCCTATGGTGACAAGGGATTCTATCATGAACAATGCGGAGGACCTGAATTACCACAGGGTTATTGACAGCCTGGAGGTCCTTATTGACACTACCCAAAATAGGGGTGTTCAGATTATTGCTGTGGTATTTCCTCAGTCGCCTTTGTATAGCCAGACAGGTTATTATGGACGTCACGGCATCAAGAGAAGCCTTGCCAAGGAGACATTAGATTATCTGGATTCATTGACCCGTAAGTATCCCCATTTCCATGTGTTGGATGAAAATAAGATGGGTCGGCACGATTATCCGGATTCCTTGGCTATGGATTACGACCATCTAAGCAAACTGGGTGCCCAGCAGGTGAGTCGTCGTCTGGATTCTTTGATTCAAAAATTGAAATAA
- a CDS encoding DUF2238 domain-containing protein produces MKNCSKVHLVLLLISIAVIVWSVVGVQDTYLTWILEAAPALVGLAVLLGTYRRFKFSTAMYAVFTLHIIVLVVGAHYSYAKVPLGFWMEDWFGFTRNNYDKIGHFMQGVTPALIMLDLLRRTTPLKTAGWSGFISVCVAEAISAVYEIIEWLASLSNPTDTEAFLGTQGYIWDTQSDMFMCLLGATLAVLANYWIRRALGKAQEK; encoded by the coding sequence GTGAAGAATTGCTCGAAAGTCCATCTTGTTTTACTGCTGATATCAATTGCGGTGATTGTCTGGTCTGTGGTGGGTGTCCAGGATACTTACTTGACTTGGATTCTTGAAGCCGCTCCCGCATTGGTCGGATTGGCGGTTCTTCTTGGAACGTACAGAAGATTCAAGTTTTCTACGGCTATGTATGCGGTTTTCACACTGCACATCATTGTTCTTGTTGTTGGTGCACATTATTCCTATGCCAAGGTTCCGCTGGGTTTTTGGATGGAAGACTGGTTTGGTTTTACTCGCAACAACTACGATAAGATCGGTCACTTTATGCAGGGGGTGACCCCGGCCTTGATTATGCTGGATCTGCTACGTAGGACTACTCCTCTTAAGACTGCAGGCTGGAGCGGCTTTATTTCGGTCTGTGTTGCCGAGGCCATTTCTGCCGTATACGAGATTATTGAGTGGTTGGCTTCCTTGAGTAACCCGACAGATACGGAAGCGTTCCTTGGCACTCAAGGTTACATTTGGGATACCCAGTCAGACATGTTCATGTGTCTTCTGGGAGCGACCCTTGCTGTGCTGGCAAATTACTGGATTAGAAGAGCGTTAGGCAAAGCGCAAGAGAAATGA
- a CDS encoding MoxR family ATPase, whose amino-acid sequence MDIQELSEKIRQQSAFCQNLLREVEDTVIGQKGMVESILTGILADGHVLLEGLPGLAKTTAVKAFADAVSLDFKRIQFTPDLLPADLLGTTIYNAREAKFETRKGPLFTNLVLADEINRAPSKVQSALLEAMQERHITIGDETFKLDEPFLVLATQNPIEQEGTYPLPEAQVDRFLLKVKVSYPNKADEMRILDAVAGAGLRQPNAVATKEDILKARELVKQVYVDERVREYIVNLVLATRDPGSIKRSDLVGFIEVGASPRASIGLAQAAKAHAFIQGRAYVTPEDVKAVAMEVLRHRIILSYEAEAEEITAETVVQKILDSVEVP is encoded by the coding sequence ATGGATATTCAGGAACTTTCGGAAAAGATTAGACAGCAGAGCGCTTTCTGCCAGAATTTGTTGCGTGAAGTGGAAGATACCGTCATTGGCCAGAAGGGCATGGTGGAAAGCATCTTGACCGGCATCCTAGCCGATGGTCACGTTTTGCTGGAAGGCCTTCCGGGTCTTGCAAAGACTACCGCGGTGAAGGCTTTTGCTGACGCTGTTTCCCTGGATTTTAAGCGTATCCAGTTTACGCCGGACTTGTTGCCGGCTGACTTGCTGGGTACTACCATCTATAACGCCCGCGAGGCGAAGTTTGAAACCCGCAAGGGCCCGCTGTTCACCAACCTGGTGCTGGCCGACGAAATCAACCGCGCACCTTCCAAGGTTCAGAGCGCCTTGCTGGAAGCTATGCAGGAACGCCACATTACTATCGGTGACGAAACCTTTAAGCTGGATGAACCCTTCCTGGTGCTTGCTACCCAGAACCCCATCGAGCAGGAAGGTACCTACCCGCTGCCCGAAGCACAGGTGGACCGTTTCCTTTTGAAGGTGAAGGTATCTTACCCCAATAAGGCCGACGAAATGCGCATCCTGGATGCGGTTGCCGGCGCAGGCCTTCGTCAGCCCAATGCTGTGGCTACCAAGGAAGATATCCTGAAGGCTCGTGAACTTGTAAAGCAGGTGTACGTGGACGAACGCGTCCGCGAATACATCGTGAACCTGGTTCTTGCCACCCGCGATCCGGGTAGCATCAAACGTTCCGACCTGGTGGGCTTTATCGAAGTGGGTGCTTCTCCCCGTGCCTCCATCGGTCTTGCCCAGGCTGCAAAGGCTCACGCATTTATCCAGGGCCGCGCCTACGTTACTCCGGAAGATGTGAAGGCCGTGGCTATGGAAGTGCTGCGCCATCGCATTATCCTGAGTTACGAAGCTGAAGCAGAGGAAATCACCGCTGAGACCGTGGTCCAGAAGATTTTGGATTCCGTTGAGGTTCCCTAA
- a CDS encoding BatD family protein, protein MNLQGGALDSGSVAVVDSVEEMPMPTPEQLGISITSGFRDVDGALLPLAASVGDTFDFPVTVSWNVNGSALLVVPTSTASAKGLQQVGVSQESARMVKDGKEMASITFTYKIVAQDTGNLNVPAMRFEIPTPMGKSLDLRSESVAIRVDEPVSIVPAFVGIAVALCVISAGFWRMKRRAQARSVVAAKNAATARLREKMMVLKQRVNSADSRCWLQDLENVCREYAAERFHLDAEKVNLKVLLEQGDLEGWEGLLETFADARYSGCQRDSFENRETWKAAMKLMDISDE, encoded by the coding sequence ATGAATTTGCAGGGGGGCGCACTGGATTCGGGTAGCGTCGCTGTTGTGGACTCTGTAGAAGAAATGCCGATGCCCACGCCGGAACAGCTTGGTATTTCCATTACCTCCGGCTTTAGGGACGTTGACGGCGCCTTGTTGCCTTTGGCAGCTTCTGTCGGGGATACCTTTGACTTTCCCGTTACTGTAAGCTGGAATGTGAACGGCAGTGCCCTTCTGGTGGTGCCTACCAGTACGGCCTCGGCCAAGGGGTTGCAGCAGGTGGGTGTTTCCCAGGAATCAGCCCGCATGGTGAAGGATGGCAAGGAAATGGCCTCCATTACCTTTACCTACAAGATTGTAGCTCAGGATACGGGCAACCTTAACGTGCCTGCCATGCGTTTTGAAATTCCCACGCCCATGGGCAAGTCGTTAGACCTGCGTAGCGAAAGCGTGGCTATCCGTGTAGATGAGCCTGTTAGCATTGTTCCTGCCTTTGTAGGAATTGCTGTGGCTCTTTGCGTCATTTCAGCGGGCTTTTGGCGTATGAAACGCCGCGCCCAGGCACGTTCTGTTGTTGCTGCCAAGAATGCTGCAACGGCCAGGCTCCGTGAAAAAATGATGGTTCTGAAGCAGCGGGTGAATTCTGCAGATAGCAGATGCTGGTTGCAGGATCTGGAGAATGTCTGTAGGGAATATGCTGCGGAGAGGTTCCATCTGGATGCGGAAAAGGTCAATTTAAAGGTCTTGCTGGAACAGGGCGACTTGGAAGGCTGGGAAGGTCTTTTGGAGACGTTTGCCGATGCTCGTTACAGTGGCTGTCAGCGTGACAGCTTTGAGAATAGGGAAACCTGGAAGGCAGCCATGAAACTGATGGATATTAGCGATGAGTGA
- a CDS encoding glycosyl hydrolase family 8 — protein sequence MQFKKLFAPMVVSALFGLAACGDDSSSGSTPVIPDVPGDPNPGVIDTPVDPGATTPVTPGATTPTTPSVNYAPLAATANATYPAAIYAAWKPYHFVTLEDESVYYANLAGEFGYVFANFMPAGRVIWSNQNTGGYKFQCQNEESSLSPMKYRGCTVSEGIGYGMLLTYFNGDDDAFVRLWNYSRGFRDYNSLKLTPWITMSFMYNQIDNSSATDADLDIATSLILQYYKTGLDAYLADALVIASAIWDKEVEPNKLLLMSGDTEMWHTADPTYNLSYFSPVALRLFAKVDPTHNWAGVLDNMYAYMATVQAGGTGVFPDWSNTAGVAVNPPNGAAGNEKAGYTYHTFNKESVRIPWRIAWDYYWFQEPRALAVLKGLNDFIVAKSAGDPSSLALATQYSWNLSVGPDYTKNSSVPTQWLAAWCATGIGANQAWLDKCTPLVNAITPGNNGSSYFSDILLGLYSGLLNGAFVRPF from the coding sequence ATGCAATTCAAGAAACTCTTTGCACCGATGGTTGTCAGCGCCCTCTTCGGCCTTGCCGCTTGCGGTGATGATTCCTCTTCCGGTTCTACTCCGGTTATTCCCGATGTTCCGGGCGATCCGAACCCGGGCGTTATTGATACTCCAGTAGATCCGGGTGCAACCACTCCGGTTACTCCGGGTGCAACTACTCCGACTACTCCGTCTGTAAACTATGCTCCCCTGGCTGCTACTGCTAACGCAACATATCCGGCTGCCATCTATGCTGCATGGAAACCCTATCACTTTGTAACCCTCGAAGACGAAAGCGTCTACTACGCTAACCTTGCTGGCGAATTTGGCTACGTTTTTGCGAACTTCATGCCTGCCGGCCGTGTGATTTGGTCTAACCAGAATACTGGTGGTTACAAGTTCCAGTGCCAGAACGAAGAATCTTCTCTTTCTCCCATGAAGTATCGTGGTTGCACCGTGTCCGAAGGTATCGGTTACGGTATGCTCCTTACCTACTTCAACGGTGATGACGATGCCTTTGTCCGTCTGTGGAACTACAGCCGTGGCTTTAGAGACTATAACAGCCTGAAGTTGACTCCCTGGATTACCATGAGCTTCATGTACAACCAGATTGACAACTCCAGCGCAACTGACGCCGACCTGGATATTGCAACTTCCTTGATCTTGCAGTACTACAAGACTGGCCTGGATGCCTATCTTGCTGATGCCTTGGTTATCGCTAGCGCAATCTGGGACAAGGAAGTTGAACCCAACAAGTTGCTCCTGATGTCCGGTGATACCGAAATGTGGCATACCGCAGATCCTACCTACAACCTGAGCTATTTCTCTCCGGTTGCTTTGCGTTTGTTTGCCAAGGTTGACCCTACTCACAACTGGGCTGGCGTGCTTGATAACATGTATGCCTACATGGCCACTGTTCAGGCTGGTGGTACTGGCGTGTTCCCCGACTGGAGTAATACTGCTGGTGTTGCAGTTAATCCGCCTAACGGTGCCGCTGGTAACGAAAAGGCCGGCTATACCTATCATACCTTCAACAAGGAATCTGTTCGTATTCCTTGGCGTATTGCATGGGACTACTACTGGTTCCAGGAACCTCGCGCCCTTGCCGTGCTGAAGGGTCTTAACGACTTCATCGTAGCAAAGTCCGCTGGTGATCCGTCTTCTCTCGCACTTGCAACCCAGTACTCCTGGAATTTGAGTGTGGGTCCGGACTACACCAAGAATTCCTCTGTTCCGACACAGTGGCTTGCCGCATGGTGCGCAACAGGTATTGGTGCAAACCAGGCTTGGCTTGACAAGTGTACTCCGCTTGTTAACGCTATTACCCCGGGTAACAACGGTAGCAGCTACTTCAGCGATATCCTGCTGGGCCTGTACAGCGGCTTGCTGAATGGTGCATTTGTCCGTCCGTTCTAA
- a CDS encoding T9SS type A sorting domain-containing protein, whose amino-acid sequence MNKKILTASAALLAAASMSFGLETWNGADGIYQIDTGLDAGTETAGYWFIYADDADGGASKITWPVEPGNEYSADALDPIIDHCAGVCGSFALDKGTLDYNPFVGIGFNVAGEDESGTPAPADASAWGGICITYTVDAAASIEMGLGDAVDGELGYDNPFVSAPKAASASTKDFAWTQFKQAGWGKGKITGAEAAAKLVAIKFKIQAASGTSGQFNIMQIGENGKCSGASIKAASAQASFKAQLNGRTLSFGKTVKAEIVNLQGQVVASAKASTMDLSKLQAGVYMVRAEGASQQIMVK is encoded by the coding sequence ATGAACAAGAAAATTCTTACTGCTTCTGCCGCCCTCCTGGCAGCTGCCTCTATGTCTTTCGGTCTCGAAACCTGGAACGGTGCTGATGGCATCTACCAGATCGACACCGGTCTCGACGCTGGTACCGAAACTGCTGGTTACTGGTTCATCTACGCTGACGACGCCGATGGTGGCGCATCCAAGATCACTTGGCCTGTAGAACCGGGTAACGAATACTCTGCAGACGCTCTTGACCCGATCATCGACCACTGCGCCGGTGTTTGCGGTTCCTTCGCTCTGGACAAGGGCACCCTCGATTACAACCCGTTCGTTGGTATCGGCTTCAACGTTGCCGGTGAAGACGAAAGCGGTACCCCGGCTCCGGCTGACGCTTCCGCTTGGGGTGGCATCTGCATCACCTATACCGTTGATGCTGCTGCTTCTATCGAAATGGGTCTCGGTGACGCTGTTGATGGCGAACTCGGCTACGACAATCCGTTCGTTTCCGCTCCGAAGGCTGCTTCTGCTTCCACCAAGGACTTCGCTTGGACTCAGTTCAAGCAGGCTGGTTGGGGTAAGGGCAAGATCACCGGTGCTGAAGCCGCTGCTAAGCTCGTTGCTATCAAGTTCAAGATTCAGGCTGCTTCCGGTACTTCCGGTCAGTTCAACATCATGCAGATCGGCGAAAATGGCAAGTGCTCTGGCGCTTCCATCAAGGCTGCCTCTGCTCAGGCTTCCTTCAAGGCTCAGCTCAACGGCCGTACCCTCTCCTTCGGTAAGACTGTTAAGGCTGAAATCGTGAACCTCCAGGGCCAGGTTGTTGCCTCCGCTAAGGCTTCCACCATGGACCTCTCCAAGCTCCAGGCTGGTGTCTACATGGTTCGCGCTGAAGGTGCTTCTCAGCAGATCATGGTTAAGTAA